Proteins from a single region of Hermetia illucens chromosome 3, iHerIll2.2.curated.20191125, whole genome shotgun sequence:
- the LOC119651273 gene encoding elongation of very long chain fatty acids protein 7-like, with product MSTSMVDLIRSKYDELKVGIDPEVDSWLLMKSPGPLLTILGMYLLFVLKIGPQFMTNRKPYDLQKIMIVYNAYQVIFSTWMCSRAFKAENSFSTIFNNTCKSATTETDRQFTLDVWVGAWWYFFSKIVDLLDTVFFVLRKKQGQVTFLHVYHHTVTALFSWGYLKYLPGEQGIVIGLLNSFVHIIMYFYYMLAAMGPKYQKYLWWKKYMTWVQLIQFCLMLFYLVTIVAMDCKLPRSLTFFFVGNCVIFLYLFGNFYRQAYSKKNKDKVLQASRNLLAEGDAMKRLIAQADSNNNPNTMDANGKSIKQE from the exons ATGTCGACATCAATGGTAGATCTAATACGTTCGAAGTACGATGAGCTAAAAGTTGGAATCG ACCCCGAAGTCGATAGCTGGCTGCTCATGAAATCTCCTGGACCACTTTTGACGATACTTGGCATGTACTTACTCTTTGTATTGAAAATCGGACCACAATTTATGACCAATCGCAAACCATATGATCTTCAGAAAATTATGATTGTCTACAACGCGTACCAAGTGATATTCTCAACCTGGATGTGCTCAAGG GCTTTCAAAGCAGAAAACTCCTTCTCGACAATTTTCAACAACACATGCAAAAGTGCCACAACTGAAACCGATCGTCAATTCACTTTAGATGTTTGGGTTGGCGCCTGGTGGTACTTCTTCTCCAAGATTGTTGATTTACTGGACACCGTCTTCTTTGTACTACGCAAGAAACAAGGACAAGTCACTTTCCTCCATGTCTATCATCACACTGTAACCGCTCTCTTCTCATGGGGATATTTGAAATACTTGCCAG GTGAACAAGGCATTGTTATTGGTCTCCTCAACTCCTTCGTGCACATAATCATGTACTTCTACTACATGTTGGCCGCCATGGGACCCAAATACCAAAAGTACTTGTGGTGGAAGAAGTACATGACATGGGTCCAACTCATCCAATTCTGTCTTATGTTGTTCTACTTGGTCACCATCGTCGCCATGGACTGCAAACTCCCAAGATCCCTGACATTCTTCTTTGTCGGAAACTGCGTGATCTTCCTGTATCTTTTCGGCAACTTCTATCGCCAGGCTTATAGCAAGAAGAACAAGGACAAGGTGTTGCAGGCTAGCCGGAATCTACTGGCCGAGGGTGATGCTATGAAACGACTTATTGCCCAAGCTGACTCCAACAACAACCCAAATACCATGGATGCAAACGGGAAAAGTATTAAACAGGAATAA